From Senegalia massiliensis, a single genomic window includes:
- a CDS encoding murein hydrolase activator EnvC family protein — MKKGKALSFLLITAIFLNVGAVYAGDVDELKEKQKGIETKLKDAQKELKEKGNEMSEVEKEIKKLDKEINEAAQEIKKVEGKISSVKSDINNTEKELEEAQSKVDEKSETLGARLRVMYKNGNVSYLEVLLGAEDFGDFISRLDLVQKIADQDVDLLKYMQEQRDVIEDKKKELETKKKLLDHQKSQVRKQREKLSLANRSKRSEMKKLEKDYKKLEKLEDDLNKEANETTNDIQNLQNPNAEYVGGEYTWPVPGKYKISSPFGYRTHPIYGTKKLHTGIDISYGGQYGTTVVAANSGRVIYAGWKGGYGNTVMIDHGGRIVTLYAHNQSLLVSVGQQVKKGQPIAKGGSTGNSTGPHSHFEVRKNGQYVNPLSYLR, encoded by the coding sequence TTGAAAAAAGGGAAGGCTTTATCTTTTTTACTTATAACTGCAATCTTTTTAAACGTAGGAGCTGTTTACGCAGGAGATGTAGATGAATTAAAGGAAAAGCAAAAAGGTATTGAAACTAAATTAAAAGATGCACAAAAAGAATTAAAGGAAAAAGGCAATGAAATGTCTGAAGTAGAAAAAGAAATAAAAAAATTAGATAAAGAAATAAATGAAGCTGCACAAGAAATAAAAAAAGTAGAAGGTAAGATATCTAGTGTAAAAAGTGATATAAATAATACTGAAAAAGAATTAGAGGAAGCACAAAGTAAAGTAGATGAAAAAAGTGAAACATTAGGTGCAAGATTAAGAGTTATGTATAAAAATGGTAATGTTAGTTATTTAGAAGTGCTTTTAGGCGCTGAAGACTTTGGTGATTTTATTAGTCGATTAGATTTAGTACAAAAAATAGCGGATCAAGATGTTGATTTATTGAAGTATATGCAAGAACAAAGAGATGTAATTGAAGATAAGAAAAAAGAACTAGAAACAAAGAAAAAATTATTAGATCATCAAAAAAGTCAAGTAAGAAAACAAAGAGAAAAACTTTCTTTAGCAAATAGATCTAAAAGAAGTGAGATGAAAAAGCTAGAAAAAGATTATAAAAAACTAGAAAAATTAGAAGATGATTTAAATAAAGAAGCAAATGAAACTACAAATGATATACAAAACTTACAAAATCCTAACGCAGAGTATGTAGGTGGAGAATATACATGGCCAGTACCTGGTAAGTATAAAATAAGCTCTCCATTTGGGTATAGAACACATCCTATATATGGCACCAAGAAACTACATACTGGTATAGATATTAGTTATGGTGGACAATATGGAACTACAGTAGTAGCAGCAAATAGTGGTAGAGTAATATATGCAGGATGGAAAGGTGGATATGGTAATACTGTTATGATTGACCATGGTGGTAGAATAGTTACACTATATGCACATAATCAATCTCTATTGGTAAGTGTAGGACAACAAGTTAAAAAAGGTCAGCCTATTGCTAAGGGAGGAAGTACAGGTAATTCTACAGGTCCTCATTCTCATTTTGAAGTAAGAAAAAATGGACAATATGTAAATCCTTTATCATATTTAAGATAA
- a CDS encoding ATP-binding protein, protein MDKYKIGLDKLKNKCNTDIFEFETTEEVDNWEGIIGQKRAIEALEFGISIDREGYNIYVSGLNGTGRNSYSYSLAKEYSKFKNNSKDWCYVYNFQKPENPKAIFLKKGKGKIFKKEVDKLIDILKEKIPENLSSKNYEEKLDNLYKNHRRIIENIINELNNISKEYDFKFEYTEKGIVTFPVVNGKPMSKAQLNDLDEEEIKELKAKSNKLQSVTFDIIEKLKNQENNLLYQISYLEKSIVSDTINSQLKSANKIFEDNKKVIKFLEEVKIDIIENYDRFKNTNTSDNQRGIDLLHQKANQDDFFIRYEINLFIDNSKLEGGAVIRELNPTYHNLLGKIEYVNQLGVLKTDHTKIKPGSLHEANCGYIIIQAKDILKNKFAWEGLKRALKSNQIKIENVFKESLLSQSLKPEPITLDVKVIIIGDHYIYQLLYANDEDFKKLFRIRADFDIEMKRTEKNMKLIAKFISYHCRKNKLLPFNKDSIGKIIEYSSRLARDQKKLTCRFNYIVELLYEADALARWENENIVNKHHIKQALDSKIYRNNQYETKLHELFKEGTLLIETNGYEIGQINGLAVLDSGEYSFGRPNRITVSTFVGEDGIVSIEREVEQSGSSYDKGVLILNGYIGSKFAKFKPLSLSASITFEQSYGIIDGDSASSTELYALLSSLSEIPINQAIAVTGSINQKGEIQPIGGVNEKIEGYYKVCKTKGLLGGEGVIIPHQNVTNLMLSDEVIDAVRQNKFSIYSIKTVDEGIEILTGVKAGKMNENGKYPEKSVYHKVSKKLSQFVEYTKDK, encoded by the coding sequence GTGGATAAATATAAGATAGGCTTAGATAAATTAAAAAATAAATGTAATACTGATATATTTGAATTTGAAACTACTGAAGAAGTAGATAATTGGGAAGGTATAATAGGCCAAAAAAGAGCTATAGAAGCCCTTGAGTTTGGAATTTCTATTGATAGAGAAGGCTATAATATATATGTATCAGGACTTAATGGTACAGGGCGTAATAGTTATTCTTATTCTCTTGCAAAAGAATACTCTAAATTTAAAAACAATAGTAAAGATTGGTGTTATGTATATAATTTTCAAAAGCCTGAAAATCCTAAAGCAATATTCCTTAAAAAAGGAAAAGGAAAAATATTCAAAAAAGAAGTGGATAAACTTATAGATATCTTAAAGGAAAAAATACCTGAAAACCTAAGTTCGAAGAATTATGAAGAAAAATTAGACAATTTGTATAAAAATCATAGACGAATAATTGAAAATATTATAAATGAATTAAATAATATTTCAAAAGAATATGATTTTAAATTTGAATATACTGAAAAAGGTATTGTAACTTTTCCTGTTGTTAATGGGAAACCAATGTCAAAAGCTCAACTTAATGATTTAGATGAAGAAGAAATAAAAGAATTAAAAGCAAAATCTAATAAATTACAATCTGTAACATTTGATATTATTGAAAAATTGAAAAATCAGGAAAATAATTTATTATATCAAATATCATATTTAGAAAAAAGTATTGTTAGTGATACAATAAATTCTCAATTAAAATCTGCAAATAAAATATTTGAAGATAATAAAAAAGTCATAAAATTCTTAGAAGAAGTAAAAATAGATATTATAGAAAATTATGATAGATTTAAAAATACAAATACATCAGATAATCAAAGGGGAATAGACTTATTACATCAAAAAGCTAATCAAGATGATTTTTTTATAAGGTATGAAATAAATTTATTTATTGATAACAGCAAATTAGAAGGAGGAGCTGTAATTAGAGAGTTAAATCCTACATACCATAATTTATTAGGTAAGATTGAATATGTAAATCAATTAGGAGTATTAAAAACAGATCATACTAAAATTAAACCTGGATCTTTACACGAGGCTAATTGTGGATACATAATAATACAAGCAAAAGATATATTAAAAAATAAATTTGCTTGGGAAGGATTAAAAAGAGCTTTAAAATCTAATCAAATAAAAATAGAAAATGTATTTAAAGAAAGTTTACTATCACAAAGCTTAAAACCTGAACCAATTACTTTAGATGTGAAAGTCATTATAATTGGGGATCATTATATTTATCAACTTTTATATGCAAATGATGAAGATTTTAAGAAATTATTTCGTATAAGAGCAGACTTTGATATTGAGATGAAAAGAACTGAAAAAAACATGAAACTTATAGCTAAATTTATATCATATCATTGTAGGAAAAATAAATTACTACCTTTTAATAAAGATAGTATTGGAAAAATAATAGAGTACTCCTCAAGACTTGCAAGAGATCAAAAAAAGTTAACTTGTAGATTTAATTATATAGTAGAGCTATTATATGAGGCAGATGCCTTAGCGAGATGGGAAAATGAAAACATTGTAAATAAGCACCATATAAAACAAGCTTTAGATAGTAAAATATATAGGAACAATCAATATGAAACAAAATTGCATGAATTATTTAAAGAAGGAACTTTATTAATTGAAACAAACGGATATGAAATAGGACAGATTAATGGGCTTGCTGTACTTGATTCAGGTGAGTATTCTTTTGGTAGGCCTAATCGTATAACAGTTTCTACATTTGTAGGAGAAGATGGAATAGTATCAATTGAACGGGAAGTAGAACAAAGTGGCAGTAGTTACGATAAAGGAGTATTAATTTTAAATGGATATATAGGAAGTAAATTTGCTAAATTTAAACCATTATCATTATCTGCAAGTATTACATTTGAACAGTCATATGGCATAATAGATGGTGATAGTGCATCTAGTACAGAATTATATGCATTGTTATCTAGCTTATCAGAGATACCTATAAATCAGGCAATAGCAGTTACTGGCTCTATAAATCAAAAAGGGGAAATACAACCTATAGGAGGAGTAAATGAAAAAATTGAAGGATATTATAAAGTTTGTAAAACAAAAGGATTATTAGGAGGAGAAGGAGTTATAATCCCTCATCAAAATGTAACTAATCTTATGTTATCAGATGAAGTTATAGATGCAGTAAGACAAAATAAGTTTTCAATATATTCTATAAAAACAGTAGATGAAGGGATAGAGATTTTAACAGGAGTAAAAGCAGGAAAAATGAATGAAAATGGTAAATATCCAGAAAAAAGTGTATACCATAAAGTATCTAAAAAATTATCTCAGTTTGTAGAATATACTAAAGATAAATAG
- the ftsX gene encoding permease-like cell division protein FtsX produces the protein MNLRSLGYTLKQGLLGVWRNRMMSLASIGSVTSTLIILGIILILVLNVNNLSVMLKQEFDEIEIFLSADATDEQKTKLEKDLKDVKGISDVKYKSKEEALKSMKEQWKDNSYLLEDLEENPFPDSFVLRINDLDNSDKIVNSIKGMEGIEDIKYYRDIVERTVTIANIVRTGGIIIIAILILISIFIISNTIKITVAARKKEINIMKYVGATNGFIRGPFIVEGIILGILGSIVSIALIGYGYKYLFDIASQRLYVFATVYMIPYYQILNDIVIMFVAIGVGIGIIGSVVSLRRFLNV, from the coding sequence ATGAATCTTAGATCATTAGGGTACACTTTAAAACAAGGGTTACTAGGTGTATGGAGAAATAGGATGATGAGTCTTGCATCTATTGGTTCTGTAACATCCACTTTAATAATACTAGGTATTATTTTGATTTTAGTATTGAACGTTAATAATCTTTCTGTTATGTTAAAACAAGAGTTTGATGAAATAGAAATATTTTTATCAGCAGATGCAACTGATGAACAAAAAACAAAATTAGAAAAAGATTTAAAAGATGTTAAAGGAATTTCAGATGTAAAATATAAATCTAAAGAAGAAGCATTGAAATCTATGAAAGAACAATGGAAAGATAATTCCTATCTTTTAGAAGATTTAGAAGAAAATCCGTTTCCTGATTCATTTGTACTTAGAATAAATGATCTTGATAATTCAGATAAAATAGTTAATAGTATAAAAGGAATGGAAGGAATAGAGGATATTAAATATTATAGAGATATAGTAGAAAGAACTGTCACTATAGCAAATATAGTAAGAACAGGTGGAATAATAATAATAGCTATTCTTATTTTAATTTCTATATTTATAATTTCTAATACAATTAAAATAACAGTAGCAGCTAGAAAGAAAGAAATTAATATAATGAAGTATGTCGGAGCTACAAATGGATTTATTAGAGGTCCATTTATAGTGGAAGGGATAATATTAGGTATTTTAGGTTCTATCGTTTCAATAGCTTTAATAGGCTATGGATATAAATATTTATTTGATATAGCTAGTCAAAGACTATATGTATTTGCAACTGTATATATGATTCCATATTATCAAATATTAAATGATATAGTAATAATGTTTGTAGCTATAGGAGTTGGAATTGGTATAATAGGAAGTGTTGTATCACTTAGAAGATTTCTAAATGTTTAA
- a CDS encoding YitT family protein, with product MKNNKWYKYLIDYVAITFGTIIMALSLNMFLGPNTIAPGGVSGIAIVIQKITNGFVKIEITNLLINIPLFIGGVLVLGKSFGAKTLYATIGLSFFVKVFPNSVATNNLLLASIFGGLLIGIGIGIIFRFGGTTGGTDLGAAIINKYFPGLSIPKIMMSIDLMVVVFAGLVDKKLDTALYSIISLYILVKVIDQILEGLSYSKAFLIISNNPEKLGSAILKEIDRGATILKGKGMYTGNDRNVLLCVVNRAEITKLKNLINKLDKNAFVMVTEIHEVLGEGFTEIKS from the coding sequence ATGAAAAATAACAAATGGTATAAGTACCTTATAGACTACGTTGCAATAACATTTGGTACTATTATAATGGCTTTATCATTAAATATGTTTTTAGGCCCAAATACTATAGCACCAGGTGGAGTATCAGGTATTGCAATTGTTATTCAAAAGATAACAAATGGATTTGTTAAAATTGAAATTACAAACTTACTTATAAATATTCCATTATTTATTGGAGGAGTATTAGTTCTAGGAAAATCATTTGGTGCAAAAACACTGTATGCAACAATAGGACTATCTTTTTTTGTAAAAGTTTTCCCTAATTCAGTAGCTACAAATAATCTTTTGTTAGCTTCTATTTTTGGTGGTCTTCTTATAGGTATAGGTATAGGCATTATATTTAGATTTGGTGGGACTACTGGAGGAACTGATTTAGGAGCAGCAATAATAAATAAATATTTTCCAGGATTAAGCATACCTAAAATTATGATGAGTATTGATTTAATGGTTGTTGTTTTTGCAGGACTAGTAGATAAAAAATTAGATACAGCACTATATTCTATTATTTCACTATATATATTAGTAAAGGTGATAGATCAGATTTTAGAAGGGCTTAGTTATAGTAAGGCATTTCTTATAATATCTAACAATCCAGAAAAATTAGGCAGTGCAATTTTAAAGGAAATTGATAGAGGTGCTACGATTTTGAAAGGTAAAGGAATGTATACTGGTAATGATAGAAATGTATTGTTATGCGTTGTAAATAGAGCTGAAATAACTAAATTAAAAAATCTTATTAATAAATTAGATAAAAATGCATTTGTTATGGTAACAGAAATCCATGAAGTATTAGGAGAAGGATTTACAGAAATTAAATCATAA
- a CDS encoding protease complex subunit PrcB family protein translates to MNKKWWVLIFLTIVILGIIFIPKILTDKGDEKVSFDIIKEDDIPKEIEEILPKYQKEERALACKVDDKIYIVVTRGEKNTDGYDVTIQSIEKKKNDGKFNLIVYAQYKDPKPDEIVPQVITYPTVVAETELEKLPEKIDLKTNYIE, encoded by the coding sequence GTGAATAAGAAATGGTGGGTACTTATTTTTTTAACTATAGTTATTTTAGGAATTATTTTCATTCCTAAAATTTTAACTGATAAAGGAGATGAAAAAGTGTCTTTTGATATTATTAAAGAAGATGATATTCCTAAAGAAATAGAAGAAATATTACCTAAGTATCAAAAAGAAGAACGTGCACTTGCATGTAAAGTAGATGATAAGATTTATATAGTAGTTACAAGAGGAGAAAAAAATACTGATGGTTATGATGTAACTATTCAATCTATAGAGAAAAAGAAAAATGATGGAAAATTTAATTTAATAGTATATGCTCAATATAAGGATCCGAAACCTGATGAAATAGTACCTCAAGTTATTACTTATCCTACTGTAGTAGCAGAAACAGAATTAGAAAAGTTACCTGAAAAAATAGATTTAAAAACAAATTATATAGAATAA
- a CDS encoding PucR family transcriptional regulator, with the protein MLTKIELQKQLNIINSSTSYDLHLDTVKYEDKNLIYNYNNNENNYYIYSNLEDITTNEKNILKILISEKLDIYSNDTHSNKILNNIIKNNLNTEEIEGKLKFLSINKNNNLIIMALKIFKKDRLNDAFEILVNLEEIDIISILDDEFILIVLNNSVEKALELSRLIVELIEIEMLENINIGISSSDVAINIKNLYRESIDTIKITEKFNIPSNINLYKDIFIYKVISFINYDNIKKIYEDIEEYKINELNKDDIKTAEVFLNLSLNISEAARKLYIHRNTLIYRLDKIKKHTGLDLRNFEHALKFKLILIFKSFINYNKGK; encoded by the coding sequence ATGTTAACCAAAATTGAACTACAAAAACAGCTGAATATTATAAATTCATCGACTTCATATGATTTGCATTTAGATACAGTTAAATATGAAGATAAGAATTTAATTTATAATTATAATAACAATGAAAATAATTATTATATATATAGCAATCTAGAAGATATTACTACTAACGAAAAAAATATATTAAAAATTTTAATTTCAGAAAAACTTGACATTTATTCTAATGATACCCATTCAAATAAAATATTAAACAATATAATTAAAAACAACTTAAATACTGAAGAAATTGAAGGAAAATTAAAATTTTTATCTATAAATAAAAATAATAATTTAATTATTATGGCATTAAAAATTTTTAAAAAAGACAGATTAAATGATGCATTTGAAATATTAGTTAATTTAGAAGAAATTGATATTATATCAATTTTGGATGATGAATTTATTCTAATAGTCTTAAATAATAGTGTAGAAAAAGCACTTGAATTGTCTAGGTTAATAGTAGAATTAATAGAAATTGAGATGTTAGAGAATATTAATATAGGAATAAGCAGTAGTGATGTTGCTATAAATATTAAAAATCTATATAGAGAAAGTATTGATACCATAAAAATCACAGAAAAATTTAATATACCAAGTAATATCAATTTATATAAAGATATATTTATTTATAAAGTAATATCATTTATAAATTATGATAATATAAAAAAAATATATGAAGATATAGAAGAATATAAAATTAATGAATTAAATAAAGATGATATTAAAACGGCGGAAGTTTTTTTGAATTTAAGTTTAAATATAAGTGAAGCGGCTAGAAAACTTTATATTCATAGAAATACACTTATTTATAGATTAGATAAAATAAAAAAACATACAGGATTAGACTTAAGAAATTTTGAACATGCACTTAAGTTTAAATTAATTTTAATTTTTAAAAGCTTTATAAATTATAACAAAGGAAAATAG
- a CDS encoding type II toxin-antitoxin system PemK/MazF family toxin: MLIKRGDIFYADLSPVIGSEQGGVRPVLVIQNDVGNKYSPTIIIAAITSQINKAKLPTHIEINASEYGLTKDSVVLLEQIRTIDKKRLREKIGHFDEDMMKTVDECLRISTGLAEF, translated from the coding sequence ATATTGATTAAAAGAGGAGATATATTTTATGCCGACTTAAGTCCTGTTATTGGTTCTGAACAGGGAGGAGTTAGACCAGTCTTAGTTATACAGAATGATGTAGGAAATAAATATAGCCCTACGATTATTATAGCTGCTATTACATCTCAAATTAATAAAGCAAAATTACCTACACATATTGAAATAAATGCTAGTGAATATGGTTTAACAAAAGATTCAGTTGTATTATTAGAACAAATTAGAACAATAGATAAAAAGAGACTTAGAGAAAAAATTGGACATTTTGATGAAGATATGATGAAAACAGTAGATGAGTGTTTGAGAATAAGTACAGGTCTTGCAGAATTTTAA
- a CDS encoding ABC transporter ATP-binding protein: MAGLTFKNLEKVYPGEVKAVEDFNLEIKDKEFIVLVGPSGCGKSTTLRMVAGLEEISGGELYIGDKLVNDIPPKNRDIAMVFQNYALYPHMTVYDNMAFGLKLRKVSKDEIDKKVKEAAKILGIEALLDRKPKALSGGQRQRVALGRAIVRNPKVFLMDEPLSNLDAKLRVQTRTEISKLHKKLQTTFIYVTHDQTEAMTMGDRIVIMKDGLIQQADTPQKVYENPANAFVAGFIGSPQMNFFDGNIEATDVNNCYLVLNNSEVKIKIPEGRAKILKDNGHFGKKVIMGIRPEDIHDEKAFIEASQDSSFKAIVEVTEMMGSETYLYLNIFGNNAIARVNPRNKSEAGDEVSLAFDTNRIHLFDKETEKAIF; encoded by the coding sequence ATGGCTGGTTTAACATTTAAGAATTTAGAAAAAGTTTATCCTGGAGAAGTAAAGGCAGTAGAGGATTTTAATTTAGAAATAAAAGACAAGGAATTTATAGTTCTTGTAGGACCATCTGGGTGTGGAAAGTCTACTACATTAAGAATGGTAGCTGGTTTAGAAGAAATATCTGGTGGTGAATTATATATAGGAGATAAATTAGTTAATGATATTCCACCAAAAAATAGAGATATAGCAATGGTATTTCAAAATTATGCATTATATCCACATATGACAGTCTATGATAACATGGCATTTGGTTTAAAATTAAGAAAAGTATCTAAAGATGAAATAGATAAAAAGGTAAAAGAAGCTGCAAAGATATTAGGCATTGAAGCTTTATTAGATAGAAAACCTAAAGCATTATCTGGAGGTCAAAGACAAAGAGTTGCTCTAGGAAGAGCTATAGTAAGAAACCCAAAGGTGTTTTTGATGGATGAACCATTATCTAATTTAGATGCTAAGTTAAGAGTTCAAACAAGAACAGAGATTTCAAAACTGCATAAGAAATTACAAACTACTTTTATATATGTAACCCATGATCAAACTGAAGCTATGACTATGGGAGATAGGATAGTTATAATGAAAGATGGACTCATTCAGCAAGCTGATACTCCACAAAAGGTATATGAAAATCCTGCTAATGCTTTTGTAGCTGGATTTATAGGAAGTCCGCAAATGAACTTTTTTGATGGCAATATTGAAGCAACTGATGTAAATAATTGCTATTTAGTATTAAATAATAGTGAAGTGAAAATCAAAATTCCAGAAGGAAGAGCAAAAATATTAAAAGATAATGGTCATTTTGGTAAAAAAGTAATAATGGGGATAAGACCAGAAGATATACATGATGAAAAAGCTTTTATAGAAGCTTCACAAGATAGTTCATTTAAAGCTATAGTAGAAGTAACTGAAATGATGGGTTCTGAGACATATTTATATTTAAATATATTTGGTAATAATGCAATTGCAAGAGTAAACCCAAGAAATAAATCTGAGGCAGGAGATGAAGTATCTTTAGCCTTTGATACTAATAGAATTCATTTATTTGATAAAGAAACAGAAAAAGCAATATTTTAA
- a CDS encoding CopG family ribbon-helix-helix protein gives MAESKKIVVSMPKTLLNEIDGIVSIEKKNRSEFIREAMRLYIRERKKIQIRERMKVGYREMANINLALAEIGIEADNCELCDYESKLTGCD, from the coding sequence ATGGCCGAATCTAAGAAAATAGTTGTGAGCATGCCAAAAACTTTATTGAACGAAATTGATGGGATAGTATCTATCGAGAAGAAAAATAGAAGTGAATTTATTAGGGAAGCTATGAGGCTTTACATTAGAGAGAGGAAAAAGATTCAAATCAGAGAGAGAATGAAGGTTGGATATCGAGAAATGGCTAATATTAATTTAGCTTTAGCTGAAATAGGAATTGAAGCAGATAATTGTGAGCTCTGTGATTATGAGTCGAAGCTGACGGGATGTGATTAA
- the ftsE gene encoding cell division ATP-binding protein FtsE — MIRLENVTKQYKNGVKALDDVTINIEKGEFVFLVGSSGAGKSTLIKLITKEVNPEAGKIFLNGKDVTSLRNRKVPNIRRNIGMIFQDFKLLQNKTVFENVAFAMEILGYSSRDIKRRVPKALDMVGLSKKLNSYPDQLSGGEQQRVSIARAIVNKPNVVIADEPTGNLDPDTAWDIMNLLKDINRRGTTILMATHAKDIVDIMKKRVIALSNGKVTKDDTRGGYDYES; from the coding sequence ATGATACGTCTCGAAAATGTTACAAAACAATATAAAAATGGCGTTAAAGCATTAGATGATGTTACTATTAATATAGAAAAAGGTGAATTTGTATTTTTAGTAGGATCAAGTGGTGCTGGAAAATCAACTTTAATTAAGTTGATCACTAAAGAAGTAAATCCTGAAGCAGGTAAAATATTTTTAAATGGTAAAGATGTAACTAGTTTAAGGAATAGAAAAGTCCCAAATATCAGAAGGAATATTGGTATGATATTTCAAGATTTTAAATTATTACAAAACAAAACTGTGTTTGAAAATGTAGCATTCGCTATGGAGATATTAGGATATTCTTCACGTGATATCAAAAGAAGAGTGCCTAAAGCATTGGATATGGTAGGTCTTTCTAAAAAACTAAATAGTTACCCTGACCAATTATCAGGTGGAGAACAACAAAGGGTATCTATTGCTCGGGCAATTGTAAATAAACCTAATGTTGTAATAGCAGACGAGCCTACAGGAAATCTTGATCCAGATACAGCCTGGGATATAATGAATTTATTAAAAGATATAAATAGACGTGGTACTACCATTTTGATGGCAACACATGCAAAAGATATTGTAGATATTATGAAAAAGCGTGTAATTGCTTTATCAAATGGGAAGGTAACAAAAGATGATACAAGAGGAGGTTACGATTATGAATCTTAG